A region from the Leptolyngbya iicbica LK genome encodes:
- a CDS encoding dihydroorotate dehydrogenase-like protein — protein MDLTTTYLGLTLKSPLVVGAAGPLTEELSNIRWLEDSGAAAIVLHSLFEEQIRRERLELHHHLEHGTESFAEALTYFPEPEVFHVGTEAYLDHIRMAKAMVDVPIIGSLNGFTLGGWTDYAQQMEEAGADAIELNIYWIPTDLEMSGADVEQHYLDVVHAVKAVVNIPLAVKLSPYFSNTANIAKRLCEAGADGLVLFNRFYEPDIDIENLEVQPSLILSHHSDMLLPLNWIALLHDRIPASLAATTGINKAEDVIKMLMAGADVTMLVATLLRHGIGHLKTIEEELITWLQEHEYESLDILRGSMSQRNSPNPSEFERVQYMRAVQSYHPIWEANVPSA, from the coding sequence ATGGACTTAACCACAACCTATCTGGGCCTGACGCTGAAATCCCCTCTGGTGGTCGGGGCGGCTGGCCCCTTGACTGAAGAGCTGAGCAACATTCGCTGGCTCGAAGATTCTGGGGCGGCCGCGATCGTGCTCCACTCCTTGTTTGAAGAGCAAATTCGACGCGAGCGGCTGGAACTGCATCACCACTTAGAGCATGGCACCGAGAGCTTTGCCGAAGCCTTGACCTACTTTCCGGAGCCGGAAGTGTTTCATGTGGGGACAGAAGCGTACCTCGACCATATTCGGATGGCGAAAGCCATGGTCGATGTGCCGATTATCGGTAGCCTCAACGGCTTTACCCTCGGTGGCTGGACGGATTATGCCCAGCAGATGGAGGAAGCAGGGGCGGATGCGATCGAGCTCAATATTTACTGGATTCCCACCGATCTGGAGATGTCCGGCGCGGATGTGGAGCAGCATTATCTGGACGTTGTTCATGCCGTCAAAGCGGTGGTCAATATTCCCCTCGCAGTGAAGCTCAGCCCCTATTTCAGCAATACAGCGAATATAGCGAAGCGCCTGTGCGAAGCCGGAGCCGACGGTCTAGTGCTGTTCAACCGCTTTTATGAGCCGGATATTGATATCGAAAATCTGGAAGTGCAGCCCAGCCTGATTCTCAGCCATCATTCCGACATGCTGCTGCCGCTGAATTGGATTGCCCTGCTGCACGATCGCATTCCGGCCAGCCTTGCCGCCACCACCGGCATCAACAAAGCGGAAGACGTGATCAAAATGCTGATGGCCGGGGCCGACGTGACCATGTTGGTCGCCACGTTGCTGCGTCACGGCATCGGCCACCTCAAAACGATTGAGGAAGAACTCATTACCTGGCTGCAAGAGCATGAGTACGAATCTCTCGACATTTTGCGGGGCAGCATGAGCCAGCGCAACAGTCCCAACCCCAGCGAGTTTGAGCGGGTGCAGTACATGCGGGCAGTGCAGTCTTACCACCCCATCTGGGAAGCGAACGTGCCATCGGCGTAA